A DNA window from Nitrospira sp. contains the following coding sequences:
- a CDS encoding Right-handed parallel beta-helix repeat-containing protein (MaGe:77310970), translating into MDELLPPNPAGGKTLVVDPTDPRCYSLPSDALRDAAEPDQIYIRPGIYEDKIFISDRSVRLIGAGRDQVQIFSRRAGPLYLQQVSGGRISGIAFRYVGSDQHSAINVLDSACVISDCRAMEGVLSGVVLYGPECRVTFSGNEVCRNRESGIFVFAGAQPRVADNRCFDNHHFGIAVRDEGTCPDIVRNQCDSNMLSGILLFHHGGALLADNRCRDNQHWGVVATSDAHPNPVFSELAQANDLAGNPRGAYAVTDQPLKEIGR; encoded by the coding sequence ATGGATGAATTACTCCCACCCAATCCAGCTGGCGGCAAGACGCTCGTTGTCGATCCAACGGACCCACGTTGTTACTCCCTCCCTAGTGACGCGCTGCGCGATGCGGCGGAACCGGATCAGATTTATATTCGACCAGGTATTTATGAAGATAAGATCTTCATCTCGGATCGTTCGGTGCGCTTGATTGGTGCTGGGCGCGACCAGGTGCAGATCTTTTCTCGTCGCGCGGGGCCCTTATACTTACAGCAGGTTTCTGGTGGAAGGATTTCAGGAATTGCCTTTCGGTATGTGGGGAGCGATCAACATTCGGCCATCAACGTTCTGGATAGCGCCTGCGTCATTTCAGACTGTCGCGCAATGGAAGGGGTTTTGTCGGGTGTTGTGTTGTATGGCCCGGAATGCCGAGTGACTTTCTCAGGCAATGAAGTCTGCCGCAATCGAGAGTCGGGGATTTTTGTGTTCGCCGGCGCGCAGCCGCGCGTTGCGGACAATCGGTGTTTCGACAATCATCATTTCGGTATTGCTGTCCGTGACGAAGGGACGTGTCCCGATATCGTCAGGAATCAATGCGACAGCAACATGCTAAGCGGCATACTACTGTTTCATCACGGCGGCGCGTTGCTGGCGGACAATCGTTGCCGAGACAACCAGCATTGGGGGGTTGTGGCGACATCGGATGCGCATCCCAATCCGGTTTTTTCAGAATTGGCCCAGGCCAACGATCTCGCAGGTAATCCGCGAGGGGCGTATGCGGTGACGGACCAACCGCTGAAAGAGATCGGTCGCTAG
- a CDS encoding hypothetical protein (Evidence 4 : Unknown function but conserved in other organisms; MaGe:77310968) — protein MEDLVIEEEGTSSALTITLGDFLVFINWMNQTEKALEHAEALPTMPQLDSAKVRSWIQLVQRLEERFRRSEEKQLAMEANVIAQEAQLGQLVSYLHSNIASLYENLGQSQKADEVRRRAEALHSA, from the coding sequence ATGGAAGATCTAGTCATTGAAGAAGAAGGTACCTCCTCAGCATTAACGATTACTCTCGGTGATTTTCTCGTCTTTATTAACTGGATGAATCAAACGGAAAAAGCGCTCGAACACGCGGAAGCTCTTCCCACCATGCCACAACTCGATTCCGCAAAGGTCCGTAGCTGGATTCAACTCGTCCAGCGCCTGGAAGAGCGCTTTCGCCGCAGTGAAGAAAAACAGCTGGCCATGGAAGCCAACGTCATCGCACAGGAAGCCCAGCTTGGCCAACTGGTCTCCTACCTGCATTCAAATATTGCATCCTTATATGAGAATCTTGGACAGTCACAAAAAGCGGATGAAGTTCGTCGACGAGCTGAAGCCCTTCATTCTGCCTAG
- a CDS encoding hypothetical protein (Evidence 5 : Unknown function; MaGe:77310964), whose translation MTEQPDLCIVPQALWDRVQERRKAHALRYLTNGQVRLGRRPKFLLSELLKCGECDSNFVIVDRYRYACGGHLNRGSSVCKNDIHVPCKLVEERCLAGIHGTLLTPEVVERIIQKTMRLLEERNRQCLPESEWVQKQIEKMDCEIGNIMKAIRQGRVRDGRDGA comes from the coding sequence GTGACGGAGCAGCCGGACTTGTGCATCGTGCCTCAAGCGTTATGGGATCGCGTGCAGGAGCGCCGCAAAGCGCACGCCCTGAGGTACCTGACGAACGGGCAAGTGCGTCTCGGACGTAGACCGAAGTTTTTGCTGTCCGAGTTGTTGAAGTGCGGCGAGTGCGACAGCAACTTTGTGATCGTGGATCGTTATCGTTATGCGTGTGGGGGCCATCTCAACCGTGGATCATCCGTCTGTAAAAACGATATTCACGTGCCTTGCAAGTTGGTTGAAGAGCGATGTCTTGCAGGGATTCACGGGACATTGCTGACGCCTGAGGTGGTGGAACGCATCATTCAGAAGACCATGCGTCTTCTTGAAGAACGGAATCGTCAATGCCTCCCCGAATCAGAATGGGTACAGAAACAAATCGAGAAGATGGACTGCGAGATCGGCAATATCATGAAGGCCATTCGACAAGGCAGAGTTAGAGATGGCCGAGATGGAGCGTAG
- a CDS encoding hypothetical protein (Evidence 4 : Unknown function but conserved in other organisms; MaGe:77310973) produces the protein MDVIFVSALVLVALVLLLWKRNPSSDKRKGLEPVFPVGTTVTPASLLTEQEVLLYNLIRLAVQDQYLVFSQVPLWAVVHIAATGEVRAQAFRQIALKRVAFVLVHPGSRQVEQVVQVEDSGMRGRQDDRQRVIESVLDAAGIKLVTLRVQKSYTVPALASLLGCEPDES, from the coding sequence ATGGACGTCATATTCGTTAGCGCTCTTGTCCTAGTCGCACTGGTTTTGCTGTTATGGAAACGGAACCCCTCGTCAGATAAGAGGAAGGGTTTAGAGCCGGTCTTTCCTGTTGGTACAACGGTAACACCCGCTTCATTGCTCACTGAGCAAGAAGTGTTGCTGTATAACCTCATTCGGCTGGCCGTTCAGGATCAGTATCTCGTCTTTTCTCAGGTTCCGCTATGGGCGGTTGTTCACATTGCTGCGACCGGAGAAGTCCGGGCGCAAGCGTTTCGTCAGATTGCGCTGAAGCGTGTGGCGTTTGTTCTTGTGCATCCGGGGTCAAGGCAAGTTGAACAGGTGGTGCAAGTAGAGGATAGTGGCATGCGGGGGAGGCAGGACGATCGGCAGCGTGTGATTGAATCAGTGTTGGATGCGGCGGGAATCAAGCTGGTGACCTTGCGGGTGCAGAAGTCCTACACCGTTCCCGCGCTCGCATCCCTGCTCGGATGCGAGCCAGACGAATCATAA
- a CDS encoding Phenylalanyl-tRNA synthetase beta chain (MaGe:77310957), translated as MPTISIFKDDLESLLALDSRAKRPVSIQQLEDWLMLVKGELKGHNQETGELRIELQDSNRPDLWCCEGIARQIRIKQQGKLKAYPFFSKKPKKGQALIVAPGLEQVRPYIAACTARGYRVTEEGLAQLIQTQEKLADIFGHKRKTVSIGIYRLSKIQFPVTYELVKPDQAKFTPLGMETVMTLAEILMVHPKGLEHGHILAGQSRLPILRDAKNQPLSFPPIINSREVGEVRVGDDELFVEVTGTDQLMVVLTVNIFAANLADRGAMIEPVEVQYPKTTSLGKRVVTPQDLKNAKTVQLKTIEQALGQELGVKVVKQALEVYGYEVSVGKGAVKAKLPPYRQDLMHAMDIVEDVAISRGYSEFAPVMPAQFTVGGLSRSEQTSDRARELMVGLGFQEIISNIMGSPESYRDQMRLADTEWGRMVEVDNAMTLTFSCLRQWMLPSLLRVEAASNRAFYPHRLFEAGDVAIPDATHELGSRTETILGVVIAHATAHFSEIHSCLDVLFYHLGKDYSLEPVQHPSFLEGRAGSIVVAGKSIGVIGEVHPEVLERWQITVPVVSFDVNISQLVDLT; from the coding sequence ATGCCTACGATCTCTATTTTCAAAGACGACCTCGAATCGTTGCTGGCTCTCGACAGTCGTGCCAAACGTCCGGTCTCAATTCAACAATTGGAAGACTGGCTCATGCTGGTGAAGGGTGAACTCAAGGGGCACAACCAGGAAACCGGAGAGTTGCGCATTGAGCTGCAAGACAGCAATCGGCCCGATCTCTGGTGTTGTGAGGGGATTGCCAGACAAATCCGCATCAAGCAACAGGGAAAGCTCAAGGCCTATCCTTTCTTTTCGAAAAAGCCAAAGAAGGGGCAGGCGCTGATCGTCGCGCCAGGACTTGAACAGGTGCGCCCGTATATCGCGGCCTGTACGGCCAGGGGCTATCGAGTCACAGAAGAAGGGTTAGCCCAGCTCATTCAGACGCAAGAGAAGCTGGCGGATATCTTTGGGCACAAACGAAAGACAGTGTCCATCGGGATCTATCGACTCTCCAAGATTCAGTTTCCTGTCACCTATGAACTGGTGAAACCGGATCAAGCGAAGTTCACACCGCTGGGCATGGAGACGGTGATGACGCTGGCGGAAATTCTCATGGTCCATCCGAAGGGATTGGAGCATGGACATATCTTAGCCGGGCAGAGCCGTCTGCCGATTCTCCGCGATGCGAAGAACCAGCCGCTGTCGTTTCCGCCCATCATCAACAGCCGCGAAGTGGGAGAAGTGCGCGTCGGGGATGACGAATTGTTTGTCGAAGTAACGGGGACCGATCAATTGATGGTCGTGCTGACGGTGAATATTTTCGCGGCCAACCTGGCCGATCGCGGGGCCATGATCGAGCCGGTCGAAGTGCAGTATCCGAAAACGACATCATTGGGCAAACGAGTGGTCACACCTCAGGATCTTAAGAATGCCAAGACGGTTCAACTGAAGACCATTGAGCAAGCGCTTGGCCAGGAACTCGGCGTGAAGGTCGTCAAGCAGGCGCTGGAAGTCTATGGCTACGAGGTGTCGGTCGGAAAGGGCGCCGTCAAGGCGAAGCTGCCACCGTACCGGCAGGATCTCATGCATGCGATGGATATTGTCGAAGATGTCGCGATCAGCCGCGGCTACAGTGAATTCGCCCCGGTGATGCCGGCACAATTCACGGTCGGAGGGCTCTCGCGCAGCGAACAGACATCCGATCGAGCGCGCGAATTGATGGTCGGTCTGGGGTTCCAGGAAATCATTTCCAACATTATGGGCTCGCCGGAGAGCTATCGCGATCAGATGCGCCTGGCCGATACCGAATGGGGGCGGATGGTCGAGGTAGACAATGCCATGACCTTGACGTTCTCCTGCCTGCGTCAGTGGATGCTGCCATCGCTGCTGCGAGTTGAAGCGGCCTCGAACCGAGCCTTCTATCCGCACCGTTTATTTGAAGCCGGCGATGTTGCAATCCCCGATGCCACGCACGAGCTAGGCTCGCGGACGGAAACGATCTTAGGCGTCGTCATTGCCCATGCGACCGCGCATTTTTCAGAAATTCACTCCTGCCTCGATGTGTTGTTCTATCACTTGGGGAAAGACTATAGCCTGGAGCCAGTCCAGCATCCATCATTTCTCGAAGGCCGCGCGGGAAGCATCGTCGTGGCAGGCAAATCCATCGGTGTCATCGGAGAAGTCCATCCTGAAGTTCTCGAACGCTGGCAAATCACCGTGCCAGTCGTCTCGTTCGACGTAAATATTTCCCAGCTCGTCGATCTCACATAA
- a CDS encoding hypothetical protein (Evidence 5 : Unknown function; MaGe:77310963): MKACAAQAEKIITMLPRAKERIEAFVNDLRSIGTKPVA, translated from the coding sequence ATGAAAGCATGCGCGGCGCAGGCCGAGAAAATTATCACCATGTTGCCGCGTGCGAAAGAGCGCATCGAAGCGTTTGTGAACGACCTGAGGAGCATCGGCACGAAACCTGTGGCCTAG
- a CDS encoding hypothetical protein (Evidence 4 : Unknown function but conserved in other organisms; MaGe:77310965), with translation MSPGIYIDEIDPGAIDMPSITRELARASLEQICERELAWFVNEASTPETRAQLTELLRGHLVMRWVKDAIKGRTAHEAFYLRCEHPAATQADLENGVLICEVGMAPVHPSEFVAFRILIRFASQT, from the coding sequence ATGTCACCTGGCATCTACATTGACGAAATTGATCCTGGGGCCATAGACATGCCGAGCATCACACGGGAACTGGCCCGAGCGTCGCTAGAGCAAATCTGTGAGCGTGAACTCGCCTGGTTTGTCAATGAGGCGAGCACCCCGGAGACCCGAGCGCAACTGACAGAACTCTTGCGAGGGCATCTGGTCATGCGCTGGGTGAAAGATGCCATCAAAGGGCGCACGGCACACGAAGCCTTTTACCTTCGGTGCGAACATCCCGCTGCGACGCAGGCCGATCTTGAGAACGGGGTGTTGATTTGTGAGGTCGGCATGGCCCCGGTTCACCCCTCGGAGTTTGTTGCCTTCCGCATTCTCATCCGATTCGCCTCTCAGACATAA
- a CDS encoding conserved exported protein of unknown function (Evidence 4 : Unknown function but conserved in other organisms; MaGe:77310967) — protein sequence MKQRRFLQAIAMCGVLFFINGCASEYNAFHTQTGDPILLSRRAYSKETCLEKIHAEGARLGVTFRYIHVRGSFFGQSLLWPFEGGYACEAAIGPEEKPKGIYPLKDSPLLAYRE from the coding sequence ATGAAACAACGACGATTTCTTCAAGCCATTGCCATGTGTGGGGTTCTCTTTTTTATAAATGGCTGTGCGAGTGAGTACAATGCGTTTCATACGCAAACGGGAGATCCGATTCTCCTTTCACGGCGAGCCTACTCAAAAGAAACCTGCCTGGAAAAGATTCATGCGGAAGGTGCCCGTCTTGGAGTCACCTTTCGCTATATCCACGTACGAGGATCTTTTTTCGGTCAATCACTCCTGTGGCCCTTTGAAGGCGGGTATGCCTGCGAGGCCGCTATAGGACCTGAAGAGAAACCTAAAGGCATTTACCCACTGAAAGACTCGCCCCTGCTCGCGTACAGAGAGTGA
- a CDS encoding Phenylalanine--tRNA ligase alpha subunit (MaGe:77310958): METSALIDSLHPLEIKVLMAFGSRPAGTVLETEPLAAAAELEPSQLSMAIEWLLAKSLLVVHAEAVTPIVSLTKVGEQYVSGASPIERVFSAVREVAGTGKQLTISDLQAQDGLDPSDVSKAVGRLKKEGVLLIVQGGYIESTGRPSSAGTAIRILLQQVSEAPRELKSFPESHRQVIEGYAVKRGNAKEPFRVDDRVTRSFTLSPSGAEAAAYLAKEGVAEEVSQLTPELLKDGSWRNKRFRKYTISLRAPRIGTGKKHPYREFLDTVKTKLVSMGFQEMRGSLVETEFWNMDALFMPQFHPARDVHDVYFVKHPTHAAKIAEPFLSRVIQAHQDGGKTGSTGWKYAFNAERAKRLVLRSQGTAVSARTLASVPAVPGKYFSIARCFRYDQVDATHATDFFQVEGIVLGEDIHFRTLLGLLNLFAREVAQAKEVKFLPAYFPFTEPSVEMHVRHPRLGWMELGGAGLFRAEVTLPLGVTVPVIAWGLGLDRMAMVALGIHDIRELFTDNLDLIRTTRGIF; encoded by the coding sequence GTGGAAACCTCCGCACTCATCGACAGCCTGCACCCTCTCGAAATCAAAGTCCTCATGGCCTTCGGGTCCCGTCCAGCCGGCACGGTGCTGGAGACGGAGCCGTTGGCCGCCGCCGCTGAATTAGAGCCGTCGCAGCTGAGCATGGCGATCGAGTGGCTCCTCGCGAAGTCTCTGCTCGTTGTCCATGCCGAGGCCGTGACGCCGATCGTGTCCTTGACGAAGGTGGGCGAACAGTATGTCAGTGGCGCATCGCCGATTGAGCGCGTCTTTTCAGCCGTGCGCGAAGTGGCCGGCACGGGCAAGCAGCTCACGATTTCAGACTTACAGGCGCAGGATGGATTGGATCCGTCCGATGTCAGCAAAGCGGTCGGACGATTGAAAAAAGAAGGGGTGTTGCTGATCGTCCAGGGCGGCTACATCGAATCGACTGGTCGTCCCAGTTCGGCAGGTACGGCCATTCGGATTTTGCTGCAACAGGTCAGCGAGGCCCCGCGAGAATTGAAGAGTTTCCCCGAGTCGCATCGCCAGGTGATCGAAGGCTATGCCGTCAAACGCGGGAACGCCAAGGAGCCATTCCGTGTGGATGATCGAGTCACTCGATCCTTCACGCTTTCTCCTTCCGGTGCAGAAGCGGCCGCGTACCTTGCCAAGGAAGGGGTGGCGGAGGAAGTCTCGCAGCTGACTCCCGAACTCTTGAAAGACGGCAGTTGGCGGAACAAGCGCTTCCGCAAGTACACCATCAGCCTGCGCGCGCCTCGCATTGGGACCGGCAAGAAGCATCCCTATCGCGAGTTTCTCGATACGGTGAAGACGAAGCTGGTGAGCATGGGTTTCCAGGAAATGCGAGGCTCGCTGGTCGAAACGGAATTTTGGAACATGGACGCGCTCTTCATGCCGCAGTTCCATCCGGCGCGCGACGTGCACGACGTCTACTTTGTGAAGCATCCCACGCATGCCGCCAAGATCGCGGAGCCGTTTCTCTCGCGCGTGATACAGGCGCATCAGGACGGCGGCAAGACCGGCTCTACTGGGTGGAAGTATGCGTTCAATGCTGAGCGCGCGAAGCGGCTGGTGTTACGCAGTCAGGGCACAGCCGTTTCGGCAAGAACGCTCGCGTCGGTGCCGGCCGTGCCGGGGAAATATTTCTCGATCGCCCGCTGCTTCCGCTACGATCAGGTCGATGCCACCCATGCCACCGACTTTTTTCAGGTCGAGGGCATTGTGCTGGGCGAAGACATTCACTTCCGGACATTGCTCGGCTTGCTGAATCTTTTTGCGCGCGAAGTGGCCCAGGCGAAAGAAGTGAAATTTCTGCCGGCCTACTTCCCCTTTACCGAACCGTCGGTCGAAATGCATGTGCGGCATCCTCGCCTGGGCTGGATGGAACTTGGCGGAGCCGGATTGTTCCGCGCCGAAGTCACCTTGCCGCTGGGCGTCACCGTGCCGGTTATTGCCTGGGGGCTTGGCTTGGATCGCATGGCCATGGTGGCGCTGGGCATTCACGACATTCGCGAACTATTTACGGACAATCTCGATTTGATCCGCACGACCAGGGGTATTTTCTAG
- a CDS encoding GGDEF domain-containing response regulator (MaGe:77310969) has product MFSFAGGSALSPSVIKLLLVEDNDVDAHLTRDILAEWSIEQFDITHVTRLSEAFARLVRDRYDAILLDLSLPDAYGLPTLKQIQATSPTIPIIVLSGVSDQTLSLQAVQQGAQDYLVKGQGHPELLARSIRYAIERKRAEERMTYLAQYDQLTGLVNRTLFRDRLIQAMARSKRLQRPLGLMLLDLDRFKTVNDTMGHDVGDLLLKSVADRLKLCVREVDTVARMGGDEFTIILEGCSTDQDMTVVAQRITESLGEPFELGLHHPSIGVSIGITVYPADNHDIDDLLKHADAAMYQAKQKGGSAFQFHTSIAKPQSPLVS; this is encoded by the coding sequence ATGTTTTCATTCGCAGGGGGGTCGGCGTTGAGCCCTTCCGTCATTAAACTGCTCCTGGTCGAAGACAATGATGTCGATGCTCATCTCACCAGGGACATTCTGGCCGAATGGAGCATTGAACAATTCGACATCACCCACGTCACCCGACTCAGCGAAGCCTTTGCTCGTTTGGTACGCGATCGCTACGATGCCATCTTGCTCGATCTCTCCTTGCCCGATGCGTACGGGCTCCCTACGCTAAAACAAATTCAGGCCACGAGTCCCACCATCCCAATTATCGTCCTCAGCGGGGTGAGTGACCAGACCCTCTCTCTTCAAGCAGTGCAGCAAGGCGCCCAGGACTATCTGGTTAAAGGGCAGGGCCACCCTGAATTGCTCGCTCGCTCCATTCGCTATGCCATTGAACGGAAACGAGCGGAAGAACGCATGACCTACCTGGCGCAATACGACCAGCTGACTGGACTCGTCAACCGAACATTGTTTCGCGACCGTCTGATTCAAGCCATGGCGCGGAGCAAACGACTCCAACGGCCGCTCGGCTTGATGTTGTTGGATCTCGACCGGTTTAAAACCGTAAACGACACAATGGGACACGACGTGGGCGATTTACTGCTCAAATCCGTGGCGGACCGGCTCAAACTCTGCGTCAGAGAAGTCGATACTGTGGCTCGGATGGGCGGAGACGAGTTTACGATTATCCTGGAGGGATGCTCAACGGATCAGGACATGACCGTCGTGGCTCAACGCATTACTGAATCGCTGGGGGAGCCCTTCGAACTGGGCCTCCATCACCCGTCGATCGGCGTCAGCATCGGGATTACCGTCTATCCAGCAGATAATCATGATATCGACGACCTGTTGAAACATGCCGACGCGGCAATGTATCAGGCCAAACAAAAAGGCGGCAGCGCCTTTCAATTCCATACATCCATTGCAAAGCCTCAATCCCCTCTTGTCTCGTAG
- a CDS encoding Ribosomal RNA small subunit methyltransferase B (MaGe:77310960): MSSPPVSLPPPSSSARACALAALLTQQKSGDPLDEVCHRVWERQAMDGRDRAFAMELAYGVLRRQETLGWRLEPALKKPLSRLPLMVQMLLRMGIYQLTYMDRVPVSAAVNESVNLAKANKAQLGHDWSGLVNAVLRTVTRLPERPFPDLQPDPALALSIRYAVPQWLCARWVEQMGLVKAEAACVTVSTIPAVTLRVNRQRVTREAFLEQLTEAGIAARPTAISSVGVVLEEGRAVASIPGFQDGWFYVEDEAAQLIPLALDPQPGERILDVCAAPGGKATHLADLMSARGQIVAMDRHAARVQILKENCQRLGVTTITPLVGDARQLGATVSSREGGGASALAELFDRVLVDAPCSGIGVLRRHPDAKGKKDIGMFARHQTLQSEILERAATALRPDGVLVYSTCSTEPEETEVVIARFCQDHAEWVRESVVPWLPAAALPFVTAQGALSTMGNTFGMDGFYAVRLRKTKESS, encoded by the coding sequence ATGTCTTCTCCTCCTGTCTCATTGCCGCCTCCCTCTTCTTCTGCCAGAGCCTGCGCGCTGGCTGCCTTATTGACGCAGCAAAAGTCCGGCGATCCACTCGATGAGGTCTGCCATCGAGTGTGGGAGCGCCAGGCGATGGATGGGCGCGATCGGGCGTTTGCCATGGAGCTGGCCTACGGGGTTTTGCGGCGGCAGGAGACCCTCGGCTGGCGGCTGGAGCCGGCACTGAAGAAACCCTTGTCTCGCCTTCCGCTGATGGTGCAGATGCTCCTGCGCATGGGCATTTATCAACTGACGTATATGGATCGCGTGCCGGTCTCTGCGGCGGTGAACGAATCGGTGAATCTCGCGAAGGCCAACAAGGCGCAGCTGGGGCATGATTGGAGCGGTCTGGTGAATGCAGTGCTGCGGACGGTGACGCGGTTGCCAGAGCGGCCGTTCCCCGATCTCCAGCCGGATCCGGCCTTGGCGCTGTCGATTCGATACGCGGTGCCGCAATGGCTCTGTGCGCGCTGGGTCGAGCAGATGGGGCTGGTGAAGGCGGAAGCCGCTTGTGTGACGGTGAGTACCATTCCCGCTGTGACCCTGCGTGTGAACCGCCAGCGCGTGACCCGTGAAGCCTTTCTCGAACAACTCACAGAGGCGGGAATTGCTGCCCGTCCGACCGCCATCAGTTCTGTTGGAGTGGTGCTGGAAGAGGGGCGGGCGGTGGCCTCGATCCCTGGATTTCAGGACGGATGGTTCTATGTCGAAGATGAAGCCGCCCAGCTCATTCCGCTCGCATTAGATCCTCAGCCTGGCGAGCGCATTCTCGATGTCTGTGCGGCGCCCGGTGGAAAAGCGACGCATCTGGCCGACTTGATGTCGGCTCGCGGTCAGATTGTGGCGATGGATCGGCATGCCGCGCGGGTGCAGATATTGAAGGAAAATTGCCAGCGGCTTGGCGTGACGACGATTACTCCTCTCGTGGGTGATGCGCGCCAACTTGGCGCGACCGTTTCTTCTCGGGAAGGAGGGGGGGCTTCTGCGTTGGCGGAGTTATTCGATCGCGTGCTGGTCGATGCGCCTTGCAGCGGCATCGGGGTGTTGCGCCGTCATCCTGACGCGAAAGGGAAGAAAGATATTGGAATGTTTGCCCGGCACCAAACCTTGCAGTCGGAGATCCTTGAACGGGCGGCCACTGCCTTGCGGCCCGACGGGGTGCTGGTCTATAGTACCTGCTCGACTGAGCCGGAAGAAACCGAAGTGGTGATTGCCCGGTTCTGTCAGGATCATGCAGAGTGGGTGCGCGAGTCTGTTGTGCCGTGGCTTCCCGCTGCCGCCCTTCCTTTTGTCACGGCGCAGGGCGCGCTTTCCACGATGGGAAATACGTTCGGAATGGACGGGTTTTACGCCGTCCGGTTGCGAAAAACCAAAGAGTCTTCATGA
- a CDS encoding Tol-pal system protein YbgF (MaGe:77310972), giving the protein MKTQLRIGIFVVMGAVLFSPNIPSAAQGQMQDSSRRLYDRVMEEFKHRDYEAALAGFRFFIEVHGHSALAANAQYWIGECQYRLGRYKDSLASFYNVVSYYPLSPKLAASTLKIGQAYTKLGDQDKARMMFERVVDQYPDSSEAELARKAIDTTTAKSEPIAHTLE; this is encoded by the coding sequence ATGAAGACGCAATTACGAATCGGAATCTTCGTCGTGATGGGTGCCGTACTCTTCTCGCCCAATATTCCATCGGCCGCTCAAGGCCAGATGCAAGACAGCTCCCGCCGCTTATATGACCGGGTCATGGAAGAGTTCAAGCACCGGGATTATGAAGCGGCGCTCGCTGGGTTTCGCTTCTTTATCGAAGTTCATGGGCACTCCGCCCTCGCAGCAAACGCTCAATATTGGATCGGCGAATGCCAGTATCGATTGGGGCGTTACAAAGATTCGCTCGCTTCATTTTACAACGTTGTCTCTTACTATCCACTCAGTCCAAAACTGGCCGCATCGACGCTGAAAATCGGGCAAGCCTACACGAAATTGGGCGATCAGGATAAAGCCCGCATGATGTTTGAACGCGTAGTCGACCAGTATCCCGACAGTTCAGAAGCTGAGCTCGCCAGAAAAGCCATCGATACAACGACCGCCAAGTCTGAACCAATCGCGCATACCCTTGAATAG
- a CDS encoding hypothetical protein (Evidence 4 : Unknown function but conserved in other organisms; MaGe:77310966), whose protein sequence is MNFIKIGNRALNLDRVTYSEVQIWQDAISVKIYMAGTANNTPVVLNEEEAKEFWKYIEYIAEKPV, encoded by the coding sequence GTGAACTTTATTAAGATCGGGAACCGCGCACTGAATCTTGATCGCGTCACTTATAGCGAGGTGCAAATTTGGCAAGACGCAATATCCGTAAAGATATACATGGCTGGAACCGCGAATAACACCCCAGTGGTGCTGAACGAAGAAGAAGCCAAAGAATTCTGGAAGTATATTGAATACATCGCTGAAAAACCTGTCTAG